CACGGTAGCCGGCTCGCGCGCCGCGGCGGACCAGCCGTTGCGCGTAACCGTCTCGCACACGGTGCGCTGGCCGAAATGCATGCCGGTGATCCGCGGGCTGTAATCGTACTTGCCAGCGATGCTGTCGCGCATGATGGCAACCGTGTCGTCCGCGCGCCCGCTCTCGATCCTGGCGATCAGCTGGGTGCGTACCGGCGCGGGAATATCCACGTAGCGGGACACCGCTTCGGTCACGCTGCCACGATACGGATTGCGGCCGGGCTGGTTCCACGAACAGTGGGACAGCATGGCGGTGGCAACGGCGGCACTGGCGAGCAGAGTGGACATGATGTCGTGGGTGTTGAATTTGGGTAACTATGAGTATATCCGCGGGACAATTTTATTACAATCTTGCAATTGAATGCTCCCAGGAACTTTGATACATCGACACAACAGTTACGTTGCAATTCGGGCTTCATCAAAACTAAAAGTTGTTCTTCAGCAGTTTATTGATGATAGGATTCTTTCCGTGGCCAAACTACCGCCACCAAAGTCCGGTGCCCTCATCGCCACCCGGACGGCCGCGATGGCAGGCCGTCCGTCTTGCAGTAGCCATCGCTGCGACAGCGCACGCCGCTCCAATCATGTCCCTGTTATTAGCTTCGGCCACCCTGACGGCAGCCGCGATGGTCCCCGCCTGTTCCTGGAACTCGCCGGGCCGCAATCCCTACCGCGGCACGGCCACCGAAGCGGTCTCCCGCTACATCGACATCCCGGCCGACACGCGTGCCCGGCTGGCAGCCAGCATCGATGCCGGCACGGCCGACGATGACGTGACCATCACGCGCGACGCGATCCGCGGCCGCAATGCATACCAGGCCGCCATCACCGACATGCACTTCGGGCGCCAGACCGTGTGCGAACGCGTCACGCGGGAACGCTGGCCGGCCGGCGCGCGCGAGCCGGCAAAGGTGTATTGCGCCGATGGCTACTGCCTGATCGTGCCGAAAATCTGCGGCAATATCAGCCGCATCCGCATGACAGGCGGCGGCACGTCGGGCGGCGGCAATGCCGGCGAAACGGGCGGTGCCGGGCCCGGACCCGGCACCGCGTTGCCCGCTTTCCCGCACCGCCCGGGGGCGATCCCGGAACCCGCGGGCGCGCCGGAAGTGGATATCGAAGCGGCCGACGCGATGGCGCAGCTGTCCATGGCGCCCGCCGCCCCCGCCCCGCGGCTGGAGACCGTGCCGGCACGTCCGTTCGGCGACTGGACGCCGGGGCCGATCGGGGCCATGCCGGGCGGGCCGCTGCCCGCGAGGGTGCCGGTACTGCCGGTGCCGGAACCGGCCGGGTGGCTGATGTTCCTGATCGGGGCGGCCAGCCTGTTGATCTACTCGCGCTTTCGCCGCTAGAAGGGGCAAAGCGCGCCGGCAACTGCGCTGGCAAGGAGCGCTGGCAGGATTTGCGGCACCGGCAACGGGCGCCGCAGGCGGCCGTCAGGCACGCGCCAGCGTGCGGATCGCCCCAACCAGCCTGTCCAGCTCCGCCGTGGTGGTGAAGAACGACGGCGTGACGCGGATGCAGCTGCCGGCCGCCGGGCCGTCGCGTGCCACCGTGAAGATGCCGTGATCGTCCATCAGCGTGCGGGCCAGCGCCACATTGGCCTCGAAGGTCGTCCTGCCGCGCAGGCGGAACGACGTTACCGCCCCGTACATCCCCGCTTCCTCGGGCGTCAGTATCTGCACGCCGGGAACCTCCAGCACCTGGCGCACCCAGTGGTCGCGCAGCGCGCGCAGGCGTGCCTGGCGCCATGCCAGCGGCACCTGGCCATGGAACCGCAGCGCGGCGGGAATCGTCATGATGGCGGCCACGTTGACCGTGCCGGAGTGCACCCGCGCACGGATATCCGAGGCGGGAAACAGGCTGTTGCCCCGTTCGATGCCGATATCCTGCAGCCGCCCGGCACGGATATAAAGGAAACCCAGTCCCAGCGGCGCGCCGATCCACTTGTGCAGGTTGGCGCCCACGAAGTCGGCGCCGAAATCGGGAATTTTATAGTCGAGCTGGCCCCACGATTGCGCCACGTCGACGATCACGTCCACGTTGCGCCCTTTCGCGATGCGCACGATCTCCGTGACCGGAATCACCAGCCCGGTGCGATGGCTGACATGCGTGAGCAGCAGCAGTTTCGTGCGCGGATGCCTGGCCAGTGCCTGTTCATAGGCCTCGATGACGTTCGCGCGCGATGCCGGTTCCGGGATCAGCACGGTCGCCACCGTGGCGCCGCCGCGCCGCGCAAGATCGTTCATCGCATCGATCATCGTGCCGTAATCGAGGTTGCCGACCATGACGGTGTCGCCCGCCTTCAGCAGCCGGTAGTTCGAGATCAGGTTCTGCAGCGATTCGGTGGCGCCGCGCGTGATCGCCAGTTCCGCGGTGGCCACGCCTGCGTGGGCGGCCAGCGTGGCGCGGATCGCCTCGATGCCTTCGCGGTCGAATTCGCGGCGCAGGTAGCGCGAGTTGTTGCGGTTCAGGTAATCGGTATTGCGGCGGTAGGCTTCCGCCACCGGTGCCGACATCACGCCGTAATACGCGTTCTCGAGGTTGACGAAACCGGTCGCCAGGTCGTAGCTGCCGGCAAGCGTGTCGCGGCCGTGCGCCGCCGGCGCCGCGGCGTTGCCGGCCGGCGCGGCGCCACCGAGTGCCGCGCCGGCCGCTACCTGCAGCAGCGAGCGCCGGCGATACTGGAATTGGTGCATGGATACCCCTTGGTGAGTGGACCGCACCACGTTACAGCTTGCGCAGCCGGCTGTCATGCCCCTTGGGGCAGATGCGCGGATGCCCGCGCCGCGCCGGTTCAGGCCTCGCCGGGCGTTTCCTCGTCCTTGCCGAGGCAAAAGGCGTGCACCTTGTCGATGCGCTTGTCGTCCATGCCGGCCACCACGAAGCGCCAGCTTTCCCACTCCACCGAGTCGCCCGCCGCGGGCAGGCGGCCCAGCAGCAGCATGATCATGCCGCTGATCGTGTGGTAATGGCCCTTCTCCTCTTCCGGCACGGCGCGCAGGACCAGGCGGTCCTTCAGCTCGTGGATCGGAATCGTGCCCTGCAGCAGCCACGAGCCGTCCGGCTGCGCCACGGCCCACGCTTCTTCCACGTTGCGCGGCGTGAATTCGCCGGTCAGCGCCTCGAGCATGTCCTGCACCGTGACGAGGCCTTCGATCCCGCCGTATTCGTCAATGACGAACACCATCTGCACACCGCTGGCGCGGAACTGGTCGAGCAGCCCCATGCCGGTCAGCGTCTCGGGCACGTAGACGGCCGGCTGCGCGATCGCGGCGAAGTCGGGCAACTGCCCTTTCGCCACCACCGCGAGCGCCTGTTTCGCGGTGACGATGCCCAGCACGTTGGCCAGGCCGCCGTCGCAGACGGGGAAACGCGAGTGTTCCGAGTCGAGCAGGCGCGCCAGGTTCTCGTCGACGGACAGGCGCATGTCGAGATAGACGATGTCGGAGCGCGGCACCATCAGCGAACCGAGCTTGCGGTCGTCGAGGCGGAACACGTTGCGCACCATGTCGTGCTGCTGCTGCTCGATGGCGCCGCTTTCCGAGCCTTCTTCGAGCATCGCGTGGATTTCTTCCTGCGTGACGCTGTTCTGCGATGTCTGCCGCACGCCCATCAGCCGCAGGATCGCGTGGGTGGAGCCGGTCAGCAGCATCACGAACGGGCGCGTCATCACCGCCAGGCTCTGCATCGGCCGCGCCACCAGCCGCGCCACCAGCTCGGGGCTGAGCTGGCCCAGGCGCTTCGGCACCAGCTCGCCGATGACGATCGACACGTAGGTGACGACGATGACGACACCGGCCGTGGCGGTGATCTCGGCCGGCTGTTCGTTCATGCCGTGCCCGATGAACCAGCGCGACAGCGGCGCCGCCAGCACGGCCTCGCCGACGATACCGTTCAGGATGCCGATCGACGTGATGCCGATCTGGATAGTGGACAAGAAGCGGGTCGGGTCTTCCGCCAGCTTCAGCGCCGCTGCCGCTGCATGATCGCCCTCGCCCGCCAGCTTCATCAGCTTGCCCCTGCGCGCCGTCACCAGCGCGATTTCCGACATGGCAAACACCCCATTCAACACGATCAGGCCGATCAGTATCAACGACTCCACTTACGTCCCTTTATCACACGCGAAGGGATGATCGTAGCATGTTGCCAGCAATACCCGCGCGGCAACGAATTTACAGCCCAGCTCGTGTCACACTGGTGCCTGGCACCAGTGTGACACGGACTCGACAGTTACGGTGCGGTACCTGCCTTGCCGCGGTAGTAGTCGGACAGCACGCCGAACGCCTGCTTGCGCGCACCCGTTTCGGAGACAAGCCCCTTGCGGTTCCAGCCGTCCTGGAACACGGGATGCTCGCGCCGCGGCGACTGGAAGTCCTTCAGGATCCACGGCGACAGGCCGCGCAGCGTCGGGATCTTCTCGGCCATCGCCAGCGTCTTGCGGTAGTACTGGGCCTGGTATTCCTCCGTGAACTTCTTCATGCCGTCGTTGCGGTAGCCGGCCAGCGCGTCGGCGCCGAATTCGGAGAGGATCAGCGGCCGGTCGGCCGGCACCTTCCACTTCAGCGTGGGCAGCGCATCGAGCGTGTCGTTGCCGTACCAGCCGGCGTAGGTGTTCACGGCCAGCACGTCGAGCTTGTCGACCAGCGGGTCCTTGATCACGGTGACATCCTCGCCGTTTTCCTTGTGCCGGTCGACCAGCAGCGCGGCACTGACCAGGCGCGTCGGGTCCAGCGCGCGCACGTTGTCGGCCATGGCGCCGTGGAAGGCGGTGCGGGCCGGCGACACCGGCGTTTCGTTCCCCACGCTCCACAGCACCACGGCGGCGCGGTTGCGGTCGCGGTAGATCGTTTCGGCCTGCATCGCCAGCGCCTTGCGCAGCACGGCCGGATTTTCCCAGTCCACCGTCCAGTAGACGGGAATCTCGCTCCATACCAGCAGGCCCATCTCGTCGGCCAGCCGCACCGTGGTTTCCGAATGCGGGTAATGGGACAGCCGCACGTAGTTCGCATTCAGGCCGAGCTTGATTTCCGACAGCAGCGCGCGCGATGCCTGTTCCGTCATGTTGCGCGCCGGGTTCGGGCCGAACTCTTCCTCGTGCAGCGAAATCCCGCGCAGGAACAGCGGCTTGCCGTTCAACAGGATCTGGTTGCCCTTGACGGCGATCGTGCGAAAGCCGATGCGGTCGCGCACCGTGTCGCCGCCGGCCGAAAAGCGCACGTCGTACAGTTTCGGACTGTCCGGCGACCAGCGTTCAAGCTTCGCTGGCGCCGGGATGTCGAACA
Above is a window of Pseudoduganella dura DNA encoding:
- a CDS encoding glycoside hydrolase family 2 protein gives rise to the protein MKKLVLALLVVAGCAASGVAAAELPSTALSAAGSAANAATQLRPAFLLTGALSRDSQDLSGQWTYSKDLYRTGLTDINGWVAKSRMQRYRDLDVATEEARGTTDFYEFDMDRGPRIAVPGAWNAATPEMRYYDGLVWFQRKFKAPAREGERAFLRFEAVNYKAYVYLNGKEIGRHEGGFTPFVLEVTDALKEGDNRLTVGVDSTHDAQSIPTFITDWDLYGGITRPVRLIRTPATFIDDATLTLKPDGRIAGEVRLQGAQAANQAVTVAIGALSTATARTDANGRAVFDIPAPAKLERWSPDSPKLYDVRFSAGGDTVRDRIGFRTIAVKGNQILLNGKPLFLRGISLHEEEFGPNPARNMTEQASRALLSEIKLGLNANYVRLSHYPHSETTVRLADEMGLLVWSEIPVYWTVDWENPAVLRKALAMQAETIYRDRNRAAVVLWSVGNETPVSPARTAFHGAMADNVRALDPTRLVSAALLVDRHKENGEDVTVIKDPLVDKLDVLAVNTYAGWYGNDTLDALPTLKWKVPADRPLILSEFGADALAGYRNDGMKKFTEEYQAQYYRKTLAMAEKIPTLRGLSPWILKDFQSPRREHPVFQDGWNRKGLVSETGARKQAFGVLSDYYRGKAGTAP
- a CDS encoding MHFG family PEP-CTERM protein — encoded protein: MSLLLASATLTAAAMVPACSWNSPGRNPYRGTATEAVSRYIDIPADTRARLAASIDAGTADDDVTITRDAIRGRNAYQAAITDMHFGRQTVCERVTRERWPAGAREPAKVYCADGYCLIVPKICGNISRIRMTGGGTSGGGNAGETGGAGPGPGTALPAFPHRPGAIPEPAGAPEVDIEAADAMAQLSMAPAAPAPRLETVPARPFGDWTPGPIGAMPGGPLPARVPVLPVPEPAGWLMFLIGAASLLIYSRFRR
- a CDS encoding hemolysin family protein; translation: MESLILIGLIVLNGVFAMSEIALVTARRGKLMKLAGEGDHAAAAALKLAEDPTRFLSTIQIGITSIGILNGIVGEAVLAAPLSRWFIGHGMNEQPAEITATAGVVIVVTYVSIVIGELVPKRLGQLSPELVARLVARPMQSLAVMTRPFVMLLTGSTHAILRLMGVRQTSQNSVTQEEIHAMLEEGSESGAIEQQQHDMVRNVFRLDDRKLGSLMVPRSDIVYLDMRLSVDENLARLLDSEHSRFPVCDGGLANVLGIVTAKQALAVVAKGQLPDFAAIAQPAVYVPETLTGMGLLDQFRASGVQMVFVIDEYGGIEGLVTVQDMLEALTGEFTPRNVEEAWAVAQPDGSWLLQGTIPIHELKDRLVLRAVPEEEKGHYHTISGMIMLLLGRLPAAGDSVEWESWRFVVAGMDDKRIDKVHAFCLGKDEETPGEA
- a CDS encoding aminotransferase class V-fold PLP-dependent enzyme — encoded protein: MHQFQYRRRSLLQVAAGAALGGAAPAGNAAAPAAHGRDTLAGSYDLATGFVNLENAYYGVMSAPVAEAYRRNTDYLNRNNSRYLRREFDREGIEAIRATLAAHAGVATAELAITRGATESLQNLISNYRLLKAGDTVMVGNLDYGTMIDAMNDLARRGGATVATVLIPEPASRANVIEAYEQALARHPRTKLLLLTHVSHRTGLVIPVTEIVRIAKGRNVDVIVDVAQSWGQLDYKIPDFGADFVGANLHKWIGAPLGLGFLYIRAGRLQDIGIERGNSLFPASDIRARVHSGTVNVAAIMTIPAALRFHGQVPLAWRQARLRALRDHWVRQVLEVPGVQILTPEEAGMYGAVTSFRLRGRTTFEANVALARTLMDDHGIFTVARDGPAAGSCIRVTPSFFTTTAELDRLVGAIRTLARA